A genomic region of Caulobacter sp. NIBR2454 contains the following coding sequences:
- a CDS encoding M2 family metallopeptidase has protein sequence MKLKLLAACAAVALASAPLAALAQAAPSAAEAKAFADKAEADLSKLSEYVARSSWVRATYITEDTQWLEAKATAEITELATRLAMEASRYDKSPADPVTRRKLDILKRSLVLPAPQRPGGAEELATIASRLDSAFSTGKFDYKGKTITLNDAEDVLSESRDPADLKAAWEGWHSVAPAMHDDYVKLVELANEGSKGLGYKDTGVLWRAGYDMDPDAFAAETDRVWKQLEPFYKNLHCYVRARLNEKYGDAVQSRTGPIRADLLGNMWAQEWGNIYDVVAPKTANAASSYNLDELLVAKGYDPVKMVKAGEGFYSSIGLAPLPETFWKRSMIVRPQDREVVCHASAWNLDDKDDIRIKMCTKVNGVDFVTIHHELGHNYYQRAYSEQPYLFRGAANDGFHEAIGDFAALSATTPTYLKQIGLLETVPGDEGDIPYLLKTALDKIAFFPFSLIVDKWRWQVFSGQITPEQYNAGWWKLRTQYQGIVPPGERPADAFDAAAKYHIPGNTPYTRYYLARVYQFQFHRAACKQAGWKGPLHRCSIYGNKEVGAKFNAMMEMGASKPWPDAMAAFTGEKQTDASAVADYFAPLNIWLTKQNKGEKCGW, from the coding sequence ATGAAACTTAAACTCCTGGCCGCATGCGCAGCCGTCGCCCTGGCGTCCGCCCCGCTTGCGGCCCTCGCTCAGGCTGCGCCGAGCGCCGCCGAGGCCAAGGCTTTCGCCGACAAGGCCGAGGCCGACCTCTCCAAGCTTTCGGAATATGTCGCGCGCTCCTCGTGGGTGCGCGCCACCTACATCACCGAGGACACCCAGTGGCTTGAAGCCAAGGCTACGGCGGAAATCACCGAGCTCGCCACCCGCCTGGCTATGGAAGCCTCCAGGTACGACAAATCTCCCGCCGACCCGGTCACCCGCCGCAAGCTCGACATCCTCAAGCGCAGCCTCGTCCTGCCCGCCCCCCAACGTCCAGGCGGCGCCGAGGAACTGGCCACCATCGCCTCGCGTCTGGACAGCGCCTTCTCCACCGGCAAGTTCGACTACAAGGGCAAGACCATCACCCTCAACGACGCCGAGGATGTGCTGTCCGAGAGCCGCGACCCAGCGGACCTGAAGGCCGCATGGGAGGGCTGGCACTCCGTCGCCCCCGCAATGCACGACGATTACGTCAAGCTGGTCGAGCTGGCCAACGAGGGCTCCAAGGGCTTGGGCTACAAGGACACCGGGGTGCTGTGGCGCGCTGGCTATGACATGGATCCCGACGCCTTCGCAGCCGAGACTGACCGCGTCTGGAAGCAGCTGGAGCCGTTCTACAAGAACCTGCACTGCTACGTGCGCGCCCGCCTGAACGAGAAATATGGCGACGCCGTCCAGTCGCGCACCGGACCGATCCGCGCCGACCTGCTGGGCAACATGTGGGCCCAGGAGTGGGGCAACATCTACGATGTGGTCGCGCCCAAGACCGCCAACGCCGCGTCCAGCTACAACCTCGACGAACTGCTCGTGGCCAAGGGCTATGACCCGGTGAAGATGGTGAAGGCCGGCGAGGGCTTTTACTCGTCCATCGGGCTCGCGCCGTTGCCGGAGACCTTCTGGAAGCGGTCGATGATCGTCCGCCCGCAGGACCGCGAAGTGGTCTGCCACGCGTCGGCCTGGAACCTGGACGACAAGGACGACATCCGCATCAAGATGTGCACCAAGGTGAACGGCGTCGACTTCGTCACCATCCACCACGAGCTGGGCCACAACTATTATCAACGCGCCTACTCGGAGCAGCCCTACCTGTTCAGGGGCGCGGCCAATGACGGTTTCCACGAGGCGATCGGCGACTTCGCCGCCCTGTCGGCCACCACGCCCACCTATCTCAAGCAGATCGGCCTGCTGGAAACCGTACCCGGCGACGAGGGTGACATCCCGTACCTGCTGAAGACCGCGCTCGACAAGATCGCCTTCTTCCCGTTCAGCCTGATCGTCGACAAGTGGCGCTGGCAGGTGTTCTCCGGCCAGATCACGCCCGAGCAGTACAACGCCGGCTGGTGGAAACTGCGCACCCAGTACCAGGGCATCGTGCCTCCGGGCGAGCGCCCGGCCGACGCCTTCGACGCGGCGGCCAAGTACCACATCCCCGGCAACACGCCTTACACGCGCTACTACCTGGCCCGCGTCTACCAGTTCCAGTTCCACCGCGCCGCCTGCAAGCAGGCCGGCTGGAAGGGCCCTCTGCACCGCTGCTCGATCTACGGGAACAAGGAGGTCGGGGCCAAGTTCAACGCCATGATGGAGATGGGCGCTTCCAAGCCGTGGCCCGACGCGATGGCCGCCTTCACAGGCGAGAAGCAGACCGACGCCAGCGCGGTGGCGGACTATTTCGCCCCGCTGAACATCTGGCTGACCAAGCAGAACAAGGGCGAGAAGTGCGGCTGGTGA
- a CDS encoding LysR family transcriptional regulator, protein MARRPPLQQLHAFDAAARHLSFTRAAAELAITQGAISQRIKALEQSLGVRLFDRLTRALALTPEGEILARSVREGFSRIDQGLEAVSADTGEGRILRLGVSASFASRWLAPRLADFNARHPDIEVHVTAEDRLSDLRAENIDLSVRFGLGDYMGLDVSPLMDDAVFPVCSPALATRLKRLEDLRGLVLLHDGVAERDGSGVHWRIWSEAMGVDLDCAPGPRFSQAFEVWLRHQVAFPTVA, encoded by the coding sequence ATGGCCCGCCGCCCGCCCCTGCAGCAACTGCACGCCTTCGACGCCGCCGCGCGCCACCTCAGCTTCACCCGCGCCGCCGCCGAACTGGCCATCACCCAGGGCGCGATCAGCCAGCGTATCAAGGCGCTGGAGCAATCACTCGGCGTTCGGCTGTTCGATCGCCTGACCCGCGCCCTTGCCCTGACGCCCGAGGGTGAAATCCTGGCCAGATCGGTCCGCGAGGGTTTCTCCCGCATCGATCAGGGACTGGAGGCGGTCTCGGCCGACACGGGCGAAGGCCGCATCCTGCGGCTCGGGGTCTCGGCGTCCTTCGCCTCCCGCTGGCTGGCGCCGCGTCTGGCCGATTTCAACGCCCGCCACCCCGACATCGAGGTGCATGTGACAGCGGAGGACCGGCTGTCGGACCTGCGCGCCGAGAACATCGACCTGTCGGTGCGGTTCGGGCTGGGCGACTATATGGGACTGGATGTCTCGCCCCTGATGGACGACGCGGTCTTTCCGGTCTGTAGTCCGGCCCTGGCGACCCGGCTGAAGCGGCTGGAGGATTTGCGGGGTCTGGTTCTGCTGCACGACGGCGTGGCCGAGCGCGATGGCAGCGGCGTTCATTGGCGGATCTGGAGCGAGGCGATGGGGGTCGATCTCGACTGCGCGCCCGGCCCCCGTTTCAGCCAGGCATTCGAGGTGTGGCTGCGGCATCAGGTGGCGTTCCCGACAGTGGCTTGA
- a CDS encoding PhzF family phenazine biosynthesis protein — MSDVSVHVVQAFVEADGQGGNPAGVVIDMDRALSPEQRLAVAGMAGFSETAFISRSEVSAFRLEFFTPTRQIAHCGHATVASFGLLAQQGLAAGESSKETIDGPRRILVDDGRAYMQQLRPTYRQAGEADFTDVKVLASISLTEADVDGRGAILAHNGNGTLLLGVKDREVLRRLRPDQAAISEITERVEAVCLYVFALDAMKEGRAATCRMFAPAYGIDEEAATGMAAGALGAWMQDGLGVDRSPLLIEQGWFMDAPSPSLIEVRLSPDEVLVGGRAAVRETLTVQI; from the coding sequence ATGAGCGACGTCAGCGTGCATGTGGTCCAGGCCTTTGTCGAAGCGGACGGTCAGGGCGGAAATCCGGCCGGCGTGGTGATCGACATGGACCGCGCTCTGTCGCCCGAGCAGCGGCTGGCCGTGGCGGGCATGGCTGGCTTCTCCGAGACGGCGTTCATCTCGCGGTCGGAGGTCAGCGCCTTCCGCCTCGAGTTCTTCACGCCGACCCGCCAGATCGCCCACTGCGGCCACGCCACCGTCGCGTCCTTTGGCTTGCTGGCCCAGCAAGGCCTGGCCGCGGGCGAAAGCTCCAAGGAGACCATCGACGGTCCGCGCCGCATCCTGGTCGATGATGGACGGGCCTATATGCAGCAGCTGCGCCCCACCTACCGACAGGCGGGCGAGGCTGATTTCACCGATGTGAAAGTCTTGGCCTCGATCAGCCTGACCGAGGCCGATGTGGACGGACGGGGCGCGATCCTGGCGCACAATGGCAACGGGACCCTGCTGCTAGGCGTGAAGGACCGCGAGGTGCTGCGTCGTCTTCGCCCGGACCAAGCTGCGATCAGCGAGATTACCGAGCGGGTCGAGGCGGTGTGCCTTTATGTGTTCGCCCTGGATGCGATGAAGGAAGGCCGCGCCGCCACCTGCCGCATGTTCGCGCCCGCCTACGGCATCGATGAGGAGGCGGCCACGGGGATGGCGGCCGGCGCCCTGGGGGCCTGGATGCAGGATGGACTGGGCGTCGATCGCTCGCCGCTGCTCATCGAGCAGGGCTGGTTCATGGATGCGCCCTCGCCCAGCCTGATCGAGGTGCGCCTGTCGCCCGACGAAGTCCTCGTCGGCGGTCGCGCGGCGGTCCGCGAGACCCTTACCGTTCAGATCTAG
- the mtgA gene encoding monofunctional biosynthetic peptidoglycan transglycosylase, with product MAFMVLLLVGVVGPVLTVIVYRFVPPPLTFLMVQRMFEGKGLDRKWIALDDMSPALPRAVIAAEDAKFCQHNGFDFTAMQKAMKNNERRPGKIRGGSTISQQTAKNVFLWPQRSYVRKGLEAYFTVLIETVWGKKRIMEVYLNSIEMGPGIYGAEAAAQRYFRVSAADLSTAQAARMAAILPSPLKWKAAKPGPYVKRRSRKITAAAGTVRRDGLAACVS from the coding sequence ATGGCGTTCATGGTCCTGCTATTGGTGGGCGTGGTCGGGCCTGTGCTGACGGTGATCGTCTACCGCTTCGTGCCGCCGCCCCTGACGTTCCTGATGGTTCAGCGGATGTTCGAGGGCAAAGGTCTGGACCGCAAGTGGATCGCCCTGGACGACATGTCCCCCGCCCTGCCCCGCGCGGTGATCGCCGCCGAGGACGCCAAGTTCTGCCAGCACAATGGCTTTGACTTCACCGCCATGCAGAAGGCGATGAAGAACAACGAGCGTCGCCCTGGCAAAATCCGCGGCGGCTCGACCATCAGCCAGCAGACCGCCAAGAACGTCTTCCTGTGGCCGCAGCGCTCCTATGTCCGCAAGGGGCTGGAGGCCTACTTCACCGTCCTGATCGAGACGGTCTGGGGCAAGAAGCGGATCATGGAGGTCTATCTGAACTCCATCGAGATGGGCCCGGGCATCTATGGGGCCGAGGCCGCCGCCCAGCGCTATTTCCGGGTCAGCGCCGCCGACCTGTCCACCGCCCAGGCCGCGCGCATGGCCGCTATCCTGCCCAGCCCCCTGAAGTGGAAAGCGGCCAAGCCTGGCCCCTATGTGAAGCGCCGCTCGCGCAAGATCACCGCCGCCGCCGGCACGGTCCGCCGCGACGGCCTGGCGGCCTGCGTCAGCTAG
- a CDS encoding nitroreductase, whose translation MTVTEAVQRRISVRAFTAEPVSGAVVREILQAAAKAPSGGNLQPWRVHALTGEPLAQFKAIIAGKLGAPDGAEYNVYPPNLWEPFRTRRFQCGEDLYGTLGIAREDKIGRMRQFGGNADFFGAPVGLFFSLDRKLGPPQWADLGMYMQTVMLLAQERGLGTCAQEFWSIYAATVAQFLDLPEDHMLFSGMALGWPDESHPVNTLRTRRDPFETWAQMRGFEG comes from the coding sequence ATGACCGTCACCGAAGCCGTCCAGCGCCGCATTTCGGTCCGCGCCTTCACCGCCGAGCCGGTGTCCGGCGCCGTGGTGCGCGAAATTTTGCAGGCCGCGGCTAAGGCTCCTTCGGGAGGCAACCTGCAGCCCTGGCGGGTTCACGCCCTGACGGGTGAGCCGCTGGCGCAGTTCAAGGCGATCATCGCGGGCAAGCTCGGCGCGCCGGACGGAGCCGAGTACAACGTCTATCCTCCCAACCTGTGGGAGCCGTTCCGCACTCGACGCTTCCAGTGCGGCGAGGACCTGTACGGGACGCTTGGCATCGCGCGGGAGGACAAGATCGGGCGCATGCGCCAGTTCGGCGGCAACGCGGACTTCTTCGGTGCGCCGGTCGGTTTGTTCTTCTCGCTGGACCGAAAGCTTGGCCCGCCGCAATGGGCGGACCTGGGCATGTACATGCAGACGGTGATGCTGCTGGCCCAGGAGCGGGGGCTTGGAACCTGCGCACAGGAGTTCTGGTCCATCTACGCGGCGACCGTGGCGCAATTTCTGGACCTGCCGGAGGATCATATGTTGTTTTCAGGCATGGCCCTGGGCTGGCCGGACGAAAGCCATCCGGTGAACACACTGCGCACTCGCCGCGACCCGTTCGAAACCTGGGCCCAGATGCGCGGCTTCGAAGGCTGA
- a CDS encoding WD40 repeat domain-containing protein: MIFDFDAFTTAALFDSHGQAAFALGDGTVRLQTQDGFVTVEAHDGAVLSACVHPSGVGVLTGGDDGAVVWSRIENGEVVVTRLAQVKSRWIEALAASPATGLIAFGAGKALHVLDTADAEFNRIYTHDKSISDIAFDPKGRRIATASYGGAHLWWARIENQKPQILKWAGSHIAVVWSPDGKFLISAMQENQLHGWRLSDAKDMRMGGYPAKPRSLAFFDGGKVLATAGANGAVIWPFAGANGPMGKEAAEIGFNRDSLSTRVAASLNGQVVAAGMSDGRVWAANLRSGRLETLKAEKGAAISALSMSQDGARLAFGDEAGSAGVLDVPEL, encoded by the coding sequence ATGATTTTTGACTTCGACGCCTTCACCACCGCCGCCCTGTTTGATTCCCATGGCCAGGCCGCCTTCGCCCTGGGGGACGGGACCGTCCGCCTGCAAACCCAGGATGGCTTCGTCACGGTCGAGGCCCACGACGGCGCGGTGCTGTCGGCCTGCGTTCACCCCTCTGGCGTCGGCGTCCTGACCGGCGGTGACGACGGCGCGGTCGTCTGGTCGCGAATCGAGAACGGCGAGGTGGTCGTAACCCGCTTGGCCCAGGTGAAGAGCCGCTGGATCGAGGCGCTCGCCGCCAGCCCAGCCACGGGCCTGATCGCTTTCGGGGCCGGCAAGGCCCTGCATGTGCTCGACACGGCCGACGCCGAATTCAACCGCATCTACACTCACGACAAGTCGATCTCCGACATCGCCTTCGACCCCAAGGGCCGACGCATCGCCACCGCCTCCTACGGCGGGGCGCACCTGTGGTGGGCGCGGATCGAGAACCAGAAGCCGCAAATCCTAAAGTGGGCGGGCAGCCACATCGCCGTGGTCTGGAGCCCGGACGGCAAGTTCCTGATCTCGGCCATGCAGGAAAACCAGCTGCACGGCTGGCGGCTGTCCGACGCCAAGGACATGCGCATGGGCGGCTATCCAGCCAAGCCCCGCAGCCTGGCCTTCTTCGACGGCGGCAAGGTCCTGGCCACGGCCGGCGCCAATGGCGCGGTGATCTGGCCGTTCGCGGGGGCCAACGGTCCGATGGGCAAGGAAGCGGCCGAGATCGGCTTCAACCGCGACAGCCTCTCGACCCGGGTCGCCGCATCATTGAACGGACAGGTCGTGGCCGCCGGCATGAGCGACGGCCGTGTCTGGGCGGCCAACCTGCGTTCCGGCCGGCTTGAAACCCTGAAAGCCGAGAAAGGCGCGGCGATTAGCGCGTTGTCGATGTCACAGGACGGCGCCCGCTTGGCGTTCGGCGACGAGGCCGGCTCGGCGGGCGTACTCGACGTTCCGGAACTCTAG
- a CDS encoding biopolymer transporter ExbD, with the protein MAAKLAGGGKGKYDLGQNNEINVTPFVDILLVLLIIFMVAVPMATVAIKVDLPPATPPSPEDKPKEPIFISIQKSGALFLAEQQTSLEGLPSDLAGKIAIQSPGAVPQEERIMIRADADVLYQDFMAVLNELQGNGYYKVGLINEDIS; encoded by the coding sequence ATGGCTGCAAAGCTTGCCGGCGGTGGCAAAGGTAAATACGATCTCGGTCAGAACAACGAGATCAACGTCACGCCCTTCGTGGACATCCTGCTCGTTCTGCTGATCATCTTCATGGTCGCCGTGCCGATGGCCACCGTGGCCATCAAGGTCGATCTTCCGCCGGCCACGCCGCCGAGCCCGGAAGACAAGCCGAAAGAGCCGATCTTCATCTCTATCCAGAAGTCGGGTGCCCTGTTCCTGGCCGAACAGCAAACCAGCCTGGAAGGCCTGCCGTCCGATCTGGCCGGCAAGATCGCCATCCAGTCGCCGGGCGCCGTTCCGCAGGAAGAGCGCATCATGATCCGCGCCGACGCCGACGTCCTGTACCAGGACTTCATGGCGGTGCTGAACGAACTGCAAGGCAACGGCTACTACAAGGTCGGCCTGATCAACGAAGACATCTCGTAA
- a CDS encoding CobW family GTP-binding protein, producing MSIEQTPVTVLTGYLGAGKTTLLNRILTEDHGKKYAVIVNEFGEVGIDNDLVVDTDEEVFEMNNGCVCCTVRGDLIRVLSGLMKRKGKFDAIVVETTGLADPGPVAQTFFVDDEVKARTKLDSVTTVVDAKHILQRLADSKEAVEQIAFADQIVLNKTDLVTAEELRHVEAQVRRINPLAPIHHAQRSNVPLDAILGRGSFDLDRITELEPQFLNPGHGEHGHVHDEHCDHDHDHDHHDHGHDHHHHDHEDHVAAAGIRGVSLTLETPVDGTKVTTWLNNLLAAQGPDILRAKGILDVQGEDKRLVFQAVHMILEGDLQREWREGERRYSRMVFIGRNLDEAALKTGFEACAA from the coding sequence ATGAGCATCGAACAGACTCCCGTCACCGTCCTGACCGGCTACCTCGGCGCCGGCAAGACCACCCTGCTGAACCGCATCCTCACCGAGGACCACGGCAAGAAGTACGCCGTGATCGTCAACGAGTTCGGAGAGGTCGGCATCGACAACGACCTCGTCGTCGACACCGACGAGGAAGTCTTCGAGATGAACAACGGCTGCGTCTGCTGCACGGTGCGCGGCGACCTGATCCGCGTGCTGTCCGGCCTGATGAAGCGCAAGGGCAAGTTCGACGCCATCGTTGTGGAGACCACCGGCCTGGCCGATCCCGGCCCGGTCGCCCAGACCTTCTTCGTGGACGATGAGGTCAAGGCTCGCACCAAGCTGGACAGCGTCACCACCGTGGTGGACGCTAAGCACATCCTGCAGCGCCTGGCCGACAGCAAGGAAGCGGTCGAACAGATCGCCTTCGCCGACCAGATCGTTCTGAACAAGACCGACCTCGTCACCGCCGAGGAGCTTCGCCACGTCGAGGCTCAAGTGCGCCGCATCAACCCGTTGGCCCCGATCCATCACGCCCAGCGCTCGAACGTGCCGCTGGACGCCATCTTGGGCCGCGGCTCCTTCGACCTGGACCGGATCACCGAGTTGGAGCCCCAGTTCCTGAACCCCGGCCATGGCGAGCACGGCCACGTTCACGACGAGCACTGCGACCATGACCATGATCACGACCATCATGATCACGGGCACGATCATCATCACCACGACCACGAGGACCACGTGGCCGCCGCCGGTATCCGGGGCGTGTCTCTGACCCTGGAGACGCCCGTGGACGGGACCAAGGTCACCACCTGGCTCAACAACCTGCTGGCGGCTCAGGGCCCTGACATCCTGCGGGCCAAGGGGATTCTGGACGTGCAGGGCGAGGACAAGCGCCTGGTGTTCCAGGCGGTGCATATGATTCTGGAAGGCGACCTGCAGCGCGAATGGCGCGAGGGCGAGCGGCGCTACAGCCGGATGGTGTTCATCGGCCGCAACCTGGACGAGGCGGCGTTGAAGACCGGCTTCGAGGCCTGCGCGGCCTAG
- the rplU gene encoding 50S ribosomal protein L21, whose amino-acid sequence MYAVIKTGGKQYRVQAGDLLVVEKLEGEPGAEIAFDQVLMLGDGDAVTVGAPLVSGAAVNATLIETRRGEKLKIFKKIRRQGYRRTQGHRQTETVLRVTSVANGSKSDKWDGTVDLTSKRLLDARARGLGDAAVTTAPVEAKPAAPVKAKAAAPKKASAPKAAKAEGEAAPAKKAAPKKAAPKKDAGEA is encoded by the coding sequence ATGTACGCGGTGATCAAGACCGGCGGTAAGCAGTACCGGGTTCAGGCGGGCGATCTGCTCGTGGTTGAAAAGCTCGAAGGCGAGCCGGGCGCGGAAATCGCGTTCGACCAGGTCCTGATGCTGGGCGACGGCGACGCCGTCACGGTGGGCGCGCCGCTCGTTTCGGGCGCAGCTGTGAATGCGACCCTGATCGAAACCCGCCGCGGCGAGAAGCTGAAGATCTTCAAGAAGATCCGCCGCCAGGGTTATCGCCGCACGCAAGGTCACCGCCAGACCGAGACGGTCCTGCGCGTCACCTCGGTGGCCAACGGTTCGAAGTCGGACAAGTGGGATGGCACGGTCGACCTGACCAGCAAGCGCCTCCTGGACGCCCGCGCTCGCGGCCTCGGCGACGCCGCCGTGACCACGGCTCCGGTCGAAGCCAAGCCGGCCGCTCCGGTGAAGGCCAAGGCCGCCGCGCCGAAGAAGGCTTCTGCTCCGAAGGCCGCCAAGGCCGAGGGTGAAGCCGCCCCCGCCAAGAAAGCCGCGCCGAAGAAGGCCGCCCCCAAGAAGGACGCCGGCGAGGCCTAA
- the rpmA gene encoding 50S ribosomal protein L27 encodes MAHKKSGGSSRNGRDSAGRRLGVKKFGGESVVAGNIVIRQRGTKFWPGVNVGMGKDHTLFALVNGAVRFVTKRDNRTYVTIDPVAQAQAAE; translated from the coding sequence ATGGCTCACAAAAAATCTGGCGGTTCCTCGCGCAACGGTCGCGACTCAGCGGGCCGCCGTCTCGGCGTGAAGAAGTTCGGTGGTGAATCTGTCGTCGCCGGCAACATCGTCATCCGTCAACGCGGCACCAAGTTCTGGCCGGGCGTCAACGTCGGCATGGGCAAGGACCATACCCTCTTTGCGCTCGTGAACGGCGCCGTGCGCTTTGTAACCAAGCGCGACAACCGCACCTACGTGACCATCGATCCGGTCGCACAGGCTCAAGCCGCGGAATAA
- a CDS encoding GNAT family N-acetyltransferase yields MHGTDQTPIIETRRLILRAPRPADASRIVELVDYDVARMTLRMPWPYAPADAEGFITQVAMQDRRRDNTFAIELENEGLVGVLGFFPTPEAQLEVGYWLGRPYWGRGLASEALMGALTWASRDWRKRMVVAGHFADNPASGRVLCKAGFLYTGVVDTKLSRARGEPADTRMMVWLA; encoded by the coding sequence ATGCACGGCACGGATCAAACCCCCATCATAGAAACACGGCGCCTGATTTTGCGCGCGCCGCGGCCGGCGGACGCGTCGCGGATCGTCGAACTCGTAGATTACGACGTCGCGCGCATGACCCTGCGCATGCCGTGGCCCTATGCCCCGGCCGACGCCGAGGGGTTCATCACCCAGGTGGCGATGCAGGATCGCCGTCGCGACAACACCTTCGCCATCGAGTTGGAGAACGAGGGCCTCGTGGGGGTGCTGGGCTTCTTCCCGACGCCCGAGGCGCAGCTTGAAGTAGGCTATTGGCTGGGTCGCCCCTACTGGGGGCGCGGCCTGGCGAGCGAGGCCCTGATGGGCGCCCTGACCTGGGCGTCACGCGATTGGAGAAAGCGAATGGTTGTGGCTGGCCATTTCGCGGACAATCCGGCGTCGGGCCGGGTCCTGTGCAAGGCGGGCTTTCTCTACACCGGCGTGGTGGACACCAAGCTGTCGCGGGCCCGGGGTGAGCCGGCCGACACCCGCATGATGGTCTGGCTGGCCTAG